From the genome of Streptomyces sp. NBC_01341, one region includes:
- a CDS encoding GNAT family N-acetyltransferase — translation MTLADCHAVAEIRVRGWRHAYAGLVPQAHLDAMDVARDAERRRAGLASAGGPVNLVAVAPDATVTGWACHGPCRDSTGRPARAELYALYVDPDRIGTGAGRTLLERATARAGSDGFREMALWVLKGNTRARRFYERAGFRPDGAEEAVETCGALVPEVRYVRPLNPPEAG, via the coding sequence ATGACCCTCGCCGACTGCCACGCCGTGGCGGAGATACGGGTGCGCGGCTGGCGGCACGCCTACGCCGGTCTCGTCCCGCAGGCCCACCTCGACGCGATGGACGTCGCCCGGGACGCCGAGCGGCGCCGCGCCGGCCTCGCGTCGGCGGGCGGGCCGGTGAACCTGGTGGCCGTGGCTCCGGACGCCACCGTGACCGGCTGGGCGTGCCACGGCCCGTGCCGCGACAGCACCGGCAGGCCGGCGCGCGCCGAGCTCTACGCCCTCTACGTGGACCCGGACCGCATCGGCACGGGCGCCGGACGCACGCTCCTGGAGCGGGCGACGGCCCGGGCCGGGTCGGACGGCTTCCGCGAGATGGCGCTCTGGGTCCTGAAGGGGAACACGCGCGCGCGGCGCTTCTACGAGCGGGCGGGATTCCGGCCGGACGGTGCGGAGGAAGCCGTCGAGACGTGCGGCGCCCTGGTGCCCGAGGTCAGGTACGTGCGCCCGCTCAACCCGCCGGAAGCCGGCTGA
- a CDS encoding 3-hydroxyacyl-CoA dehydrogenase family protein: MDIPLSTIAVVGLGTMGTGIAEVLARAGREVIGIDVSEAAARQAVASLEASTARAVSRERITEQERRDILARFRTFSDLQAAADAELVIEVVPETYEIKQQVFRELDAVVSPAAILATGTNALSVTRLAAESQHPERVLGLHFFNPAPAMKLVEVVSSVLTAPPAVESVTRLARELGKEPVAVGDRPGFVADGLLFGYLNQAAAMYEANYASREDIDAAMKLGCGLPMGPLALLDLIGIDTARTVLEAMYAASHDRLHAPAPVLGQLTEAGLTGRKAGRGFYTYDAPGGQTVVADALTPAESTGAVAGRAVASVGVAGSGTMASGIAEVFAKAGYSVVLAARSQEKADTAKARIAKSLGRSVAKGRLTEEARDETLARVTASGSLDSFADVDLAVEAVAEDLDIKRQLFQTLDKVCKPGAVLATTTSSLPVVAVARVTSRPEDVVGMHFFNPAPAMKLVEVVRTVLTADDVHATVREVCVKVRKHPVNCGDRAGFIVNALLFPYLNNAIKMVEEHYATLDDIDAAMKLGGGYPMGPFELLDVVGLDVSLAIEKVLHSEFRDPGLAPAPLLEHLVAAGCLGRKTGRGFREYARR, encoded by the coding sequence ATGGACATCCCCCTCAGCACCATTGCCGTCGTCGGCCTCGGCACCATGGGAACCGGCATCGCCGAGGTCCTGGCCCGGGCGGGCCGCGAGGTCATCGGCATCGACGTCAGCGAAGCCGCCGCACGTCAGGCGGTCGCCTCTCTGGAAGCCTCCACCGCGCGCGCCGTGAGCCGTGAGCGGATCACCGAGCAGGAGCGGCGCGACATCCTGGCCCGCTTCCGCACGTTCTCCGATCTGCAGGCCGCCGCGGACGCGGAGCTGGTGATCGAGGTCGTGCCGGAGACGTACGAGATCAAGCAGCAGGTCTTCCGCGAGCTGGACGCGGTGGTCTCCCCCGCCGCGATTCTGGCGACGGGCACGAACGCCCTGTCCGTGACCCGGCTGGCCGCCGAGTCGCAGCACCCCGAACGCGTCCTCGGCCTGCACTTCTTCAACCCCGCGCCGGCGATGAAGCTCGTCGAGGTGGTCTCCTCCGTGCTGACCGCCCCGCCCGCCGTGGAGAGCGTCACCCGGCTCGCGCGTGAACTGGGCAAGGAGCCGGTCGCGGTCGGCGACCGTCCGGGATTCGTCGCGGACGGCCTGCTCTTCGGTTATCTGAACCAGGCCGCCGCGATGTACGAGGCGAACTACGCCTCCCGTGAGGACATCGACGCGGCCATGAAGCTGGGCTGCGGACTGCCCATGGGCCCCCTGGCGCTGCTCGACCTCATCGGCATCGACACCGCCCGCACGGTCCTGGAGGCCATGTACGCGGCGTCGCACGACCGGCTGCACGCGCCGGCACCGGTGCTGGGCCAGCTGACCGAGGCGGGCCTGACCGGACGCAAGGCGGGACGCGGCTTCTACACGTACGACGCGCCCGGGGGCCAGACCGTGGTGGCGGACGCCCTGACGCCGGCGGAGAGCACCGGCGCGGTCGCCGGTCGCGCGGTCGCGTCCGTGGGCGTGGCGGGTTCGGGCACGATGGCCTCGGGCATCGCGGAGGTCTTCGCGAAGGCGGGCTACTCCGTGGTCCTCGCCGCACGGAGCCAGGAGAAGGCGGACACGGCCAAGGCGCGGATCGCCAAGTCCCTGGGACGTTCGGTGGCCAAGGGCCGCCTGACCGAGGAGGCCAGGGACGAGACCCTCGCCCGGGTGACCGCGTCGGGCTCGCTGGACTCCTTCGCCGACGTCGACCTCGCGGTCGAGGCGGTCGCCGAGGACCTGGACATCAAGCGTCAGCTCTTCCAGACCCTGGACAAGGTCTGCAAGCCGGGTGCGGTGCTGGCGACGACCACGTCGTCCCTGCCGGTCGTGGCGGTCGCCAGGGTGACCTCGCGGCCCGAGGACGTCGTCGGGATGCACTTCTTCAACCCCGCGCCCGCGATGAAGCTGGTCGAGGTGGTCCGCACGGTGCTGACCGCCGACGACGTGCACGCCACGGTCCGCGAGGTCTGCGTGAAGGTGCGCAAGCACCCGGTGAACTGCGGCGACCGGGCCGGTTTCATCGTGAACGCGCTGCTGTTCCCCTACCTGAACAACGCGATCAAGATGGTCGAGGAGCACTACGCGACGCTCGACGACATCGACGCGGCCATGAAGCTGGGCGGCGGTTACCCCATGGGCCCGTTCGAACTGCTCGACGTGGTCGGTCTGGACGTCTCGCTCGCGATCGAGAAGGTCCTGCACAGCGAGTTCCGCGACCCGGGGCTCGCTCCGGCGCCGCTGCTGGAGCACCTGGTGGCCGCGGGCTGCCTCGGCCGCAAGACGGGGCGCGGCTTCCGCGAATATGCCCGGCGCTGA
- the ccrA gene encoding crotonyl-CoA carboxylase/reductase, with protein MKEILDAIQSQDSTAADFAALSIPESYRAVTVHKDEAEMFAGVASRDKDPRKSLHVEDVPVPELGPGEALVAVMASSVNYNSVWTSIFEPVSTFGFLERYGKLSDLSKRHDLPYHVIGSDLAGVVLRTGPGVNAWNPGDEVVAHCLSVELESSDGHNDTMLDPEQRIWGFETNFGGLAEIALVKSNQLMPKPKHLSWEEAASPGLVNSTAYRQLVSRNGAGMKQGDNVLIWGASGGLGSYATQFALAGGANPICVVSSDQKAEICRKMGATAIIDRNAEGFKFWKDEHNQDPREWKRFGKRIRELTGGEDVDIVFEHPGRETFGASVYVTRKGGTIVTCASTSGYNHEYDNRYLWMSLKRIIGSHFANYREAWEANRLIAKGKIHPTLSKVYSLEDTGQAAYDVHRNLHQGKVGVLALAPREGLGVRDTELREQHADAINLFRDASAERAIPSSRNV; from the coding sequence GTGAAGGAAATCCTGGACGCGATCCAATCGCAGGACAGCACGGCCGCGGACTTCGCCGCCCTGTCCATCCCCGAGTCGTACCGCGCGGTGACCGTGCACAAGGACGAGGCGGAGATGTTCGCCGGGGTCGCCAGTCGCGACAAGGATCCGCGCAAGTCCCTCCACGTGGAGGACGTGCCGGTGCCCGAGCTCGGCCCGGGCGAGGCCCTGGTCGCCGTCATGGCCAGCTCGGTGAACTACAACTCCGTCTGGACCTCGATCTTCGAGCCGGTCTCGACCTTCGGCTTCCTGGAGCGCTACGGCAAGCTCAGCGACCTCAGCAAGCGCCACGACCTGCCGTACCACGTCATCGGGTCCGACCTGGCGGGGGTCGTCCTGCGCACCGGCCCGGGCGTCAACGCCTGGAACCCGGGCGACGAGGTCGTCGCGCACTGCCTCTCGGTCGAGCTGGAGTCCTCCGACGGCCACAACGACACGATGCTCGACCCCGAGCAGCGCATCTGGGGCTTCGAGACCAATTTCGGCGGCCTCGCCGAGATCGCGCTCGTCAAGTCCAACCAGCTGATGCCGAAGCCGAAGCACCTCAGCTGGGAGGAGGCCGCCTCCCCGGGCCTGGTCAACTCCACCGCGTACCGCCAGCTCGTCTCGCGCAACGGCGCCGGCATGAAGCAGGGCGACAACGTGCTGATCTGGGGCGCCAGCGGCGGACTCGGCTCCTACGCCACGCAGTTCGCACTGGCCGGCGGGGCCAACCCGATCTGCGTCGTCTCCAGCGACCAGAAGGCGGAGATCTGCCGGAAGATGGGCGCGACCGCGATCATCGACCGCAACGCCGAGGGCTTCAAGTTCTGGAAGGACGAGCACAACCAGGACCCGCGCGAGTGGAAGCGCTTCGGCAAGCGCATCCGCGAACTCACCGGCGGCGAGGACGTGGACATCGTCTTCGAGCACCCGGGCCGCGAGACCTTCGGCGCGAGCGTCTACGTCACCCGCAAGGGCGGCACGATCGTCACCTGCGCCTCGACCTCCGGCTACAACCACGAGTACGACAACCGCTACCTGTGGATGTCGCTGAAGCGGATCATCGGCTCGCACTTCGCCAACTACCGTGAGGCGTGGGAGGCCAACCGCCTGATCGCCAAGGGCAAGATCCACCCGACGCTCTCCAAGGTCTACTCCCTCGAGGACACCGGCCAGGCCGCGTACGACGTGCACCGCAACCTCCACCAGGGCAAGGTGGGCGTCCTCGCGCTCGCTCCCCGGGAGGGCCTCGGCGTCCGTGACACCGAGCTGCGCGAGCAGCACGCCGACGCCATCAACCTGTTCCGTGACGCGTCAGCGGAGCGGGCCATTCCATCCAGCCGTAACGTCTGA
- a CDS encoding Rv2578c family radical SAM protein, with amino-acid sequence MRWDNLTENTTGQGNAALFAADAVTTRTFDTPEFQGITFHEIRARSIVNQVPGASRMPFEWTVNPYRGCSHACVYCFARKTHSYLDLDTGLGFDSQIVVKVNATELLNRHLASHRWRGQHIAMGTNVDCYQRAEGRYRLMPGIIAALRDHANPFSILTKGTLILRDLDLLRQAAQVTEVGVSVSVGFTDRELWRTVEPGTPAPERRLDVVRALADIGIGCGVLMAPVIPFLGDHPDQLRATVRAVADAGATSVTPLVLHLRPGAREWFMQWLARHHPHLVPRYERMYADGAYAPTWYQRGITRRVHELAAEFGIGPADRGGARRIPRPGTPDAPEALTDGPTQLTLL; translated from the coding sequence ATGCGCTGGGACAATCTGACAGAAAACACCACGGGACAGGGCAATGCCGCGCTCTTCGCTGCCGACGCGGTGACCACACGCACCTTCGACACACCCGAATTCCAGGGCATCACCTTCCACGAGATCCGGGCCCGTTCGATCGTGAACCAGGTGCCCGGCGCCTCCCGCATGCCGTTCGAATGGACCGTGAACCCCTACCGGGGCTGCTCCCACGCGTGCGTCTACTGCTTCGCCCGCAAGACGCACAGCTACCTCGACCTGGACACCGGCCTCGGCTTCGACTCCCAGATCGTCGTCAAAGTCAACGCGACCGAACTGCTGAACCGCCACCTCGCCTCGCACCGGTGGCGCGGCCAGCACATAGCGATGGGCACGAACGTAGACTGCTACCAGCGGGCCGAGGGCCGCTACCGGCTGATGCCCGGCATCATCGCGGCCCTGCGCGATCACGCGAACCCGTTCTCGATCCTCACCAAGGGCACGCTGATCCTGCGCGACCTCGACCTGCTGCGGCAGGCCGCCCAGGTCACCGAGGTCGGCGTCTCCGTCTCCGTCGGCTTCACCGACCGCGAGCTGTGGCGCACGGTCGAGCCGGGCACACCCGCCCCCGAGCGGCGCCTGGACGTCGTCCGCGCCCTGGCCGACATCGGGATCGGCTGCGGGGTGCTGATGGCACCGGTCATCCCGTTCCTCGGCGACCACCCCGACCAGCTGCGCGCCACGGTCCGGGCCGTGGCCGACGCCGGAGCGACGTCGGTGACCCCGCTCGTGCTGCATCTGCGCCCGGGGGCCCGCGAGTGGTTCATGCAGTGGCTGGCGCGCCACCACCCCCACCTGGTACCGCGCTACGAGCGGATGTACGCCGACGGGGCGTACGCCCCCACCTGGTACCAGCGGGGCATCACCCGGCGGGTGCACGAGCTGGCCGCCGAGTTCGGCATCGGGCCCGCAGACCGGGGAGGCGCCCGCCGGATCCCCCGGCCCGGCACCCCGGACGCGCCGGAGGCCCTCACGGACGGCCCCACCCAGCTGACCCTGCTCTGA
- a CDS encoding alpha/beta hydrolase: MTKRAGILVAVGATVAGLVTAAPSTASAPSTGAGGAVPRAAASLKWKGCGTKAYPALQCATVRSLLDHDNPSGRRITLALSRIPHTAKTSQGPLLVNPGGPGGSGLSMAGFVAASLPKAVAAQYDVIGFDPRGVGKSTPALDCLPKYFAPVRPDSVPDSDEAEQTARNRAASFATACGEKHGDLLPYMDTVSAAKDLDVIRGALGAKRINYFGYSYGTYLGAVYAKLFPERVRRLVLDSVVDPDGVWYEDNLGQDHAFDARHKAFTAWVAKNDATYGLGSDPAQVESAWYWMRAEVKEHPAAGKVGPGELEDTFMPGGYYDGYWPRLAEAFAAYVNDGDQDALATAYEDFGAVDRSGDNGYSVYTAVQCRDAGWPRTWSAWRDDTWDAHRKSPFMSWNNTWYNAPCATWPVEPLEPLRVTNDSIPPALLFQATDDAATPYEGGVTMSRRLKGSRLVVEQGGGNHGITLSGNDCLDTYLADYLTDGALPKGGGSGADAVCDALPEPKAVASTKAAANTKGSTLHGLLGFRG, from the coding sequence ATGACGAAACGTGCAGGAATTCTGGTCGCGGTGGGTGCCACGGTCGCCGGCCTGGTGACCGCGGCCCCGTCCACCGCGTCGGCGCCGTCCACCGGGGCGGGCGGGGCCGTCCCGCGCGCGGCCGCGTCCCTCAAGTGGAAGGGCTGCGGGACGAAGGCGTATCCGGCCCTGCAGTGCGCGACCGTCCGCTCCCTGCTCGATCATGACAACCCGTCGGGCAGGCGGATCACACTCGCCCTCTCGCGCATCCCGCACACCGCGAAGACCTCGCAGGGCCCGCTCCTGGTCAACCCGGGCGGTCCCGGGGGCAGCGGTCTCTCCATGGCGGGCTTCGTCGCGGCCTCGCTGCCGAAGGCCGTCGCCGCGCAGTACGACGTGATCGGGTTCGACCCGCGCGGGGTCGGGAAGAGCACCCCCGCCCTGGACTGCCTGCCGAAGTACTTCGCCCCGGTGCGCCCCGACAGCGTGCCGGACTCCGACGAGGCCGAGCAGACCGCACGCAACAGGGCCGCGTCCTTCGCCACCGCCTGCGGCGAGAAGCACGGCGACCTGCTGCCGTACATGGACACGGTCAGCGCCGCCAAGGACCTCGACGTCATCCGCGGCGCTCTCGGCGCCAAGCGGATCAACTACTTCGGCTACTCGTACGGCACCTACCTCGGCGCCGTCTACGCCAAGCTCTTCCCCGAGCGCGTGCGCCGCCTGGTGCTGGACTCGGTCGTCGATCCGGACGGCGTCTGGTACGAGGACAACCTGGGCCAGGACCACGCGTTCGACGCCCGCCACAAGGCCTTCACCGCGTGGGTCGCGAAGAACGACGCCACCTACGGTCTCGGCAGCGACCCGGCCCAGGTCGAGAGCGCGTGGTACTGGATGCGCGCCGAGGTCAAGGAGCACCCGGCGGCGGGCAAGGTGGGCCCGGGTGAACTCGAGGACACCTTCATGCCCGGCGGCTACTACGACGGATACTGGCCCCGCCTGGCCGAGGCGTTCGCCGCGTACGTGAACGACGGCGACCAGGACGCGCTCGCCACCGCGTACGAGGACTTCGGCGCGGTCGACCGGAGCGGCGACAACGGCTACTCCGTCTACACGGCCGTGCAGTGCCGCGACGCGGGCTGGCCCCGGACCTGGAGCGCGTGGCGCGACGACACCTGGGACGCCCACCGCAAGTCGCCGTTCATGTCGTGGAACAACACCTGGTACAACGCCCCGTGCGCCACCTGGCCGGTGGAACCGCTGGAGCCCCTGCGGGTCACCAACGACAGCATCCCGCCGGCCCTCCTCTTCCAGGCGACGGACGACGCGGCCACCCCGTACGAGGGCGGTGTCACGATGAGCCGCCGGCTCAAGGGCTCCCGCCTCGTCGTGGAACAGGGCGGCGGCAACCACGGCATCACGCTCAGCGGCAACGACTGCCTGGACACGTACCTGGCGGACTATCTGACCGACGGCGCCCTCCCGAAGGGCGGCGGCAGCGGCGCGGACGCGGTCTGCGACGCCCTGCCGGAGCCGAAGGCGGTCGCGTCCACGAAGGCCGCGGCGAACACGAAGGGCAGCACCCTGCACGGCCTCCTCGGCTTCCGCGGCTGA
- a CDS encoding adenylosuccinate lyase, with amino-acid sequence MDEEFRSLTDRIVGEAGESEALRLLLATEDHEELAQVLVEREHPLWAREIAAFRLGCRGDRRAFEALVLLLNHRDPERCVSAAHALRLLGDPRTPRAAAALATNSMRTAYALHPVRLLTALRAPESVPALVSTLHRLLNPDEPHWRVALACVEGLGDLEDGRARPVLEAALPHPRLGTAAAAALSRLPAG; translated from the coding sequence ATGGATGAGGAGTTCCGCTCGCTGACGGACCGGATCGTGGGCGAGGCGGGCGAGTCGGAGGCCCTGCGCCTGCTGCTCGCCACCGAGGACCACGAGGAACTGGCCCAGGTCCTCGTGGAGCGTGAACACCCCTTGTGGGCCCGCGAGATCGCGGCGTTCCGCCTCGGCTGCCGAGGTGACCGCCGGGCCTTCGAGGCGCTGGTCCTCCTGCTCAACCACCGCGATCCCGAGCGCTGCGTCTCCGCCGCGCACGCGCTCCGGCTCCTCGGCGACCCCCGGACACCCAGGGCGGCGGCCGCGCTCGCCACCAACAGCATGCGGACCGCCTACGCCCTGCATCCGGTGCGGCTGTTGACCGCCCTGCGCGCGCCCGAGTCGGTACCCGCCCTCGTCAGCACCCTGCACCGGCTGCTCAATCCCGACGAACCGCACTGGCGCGTCGCGCTCGCCTGCGTCGAGGGCCTGGGGGACCTGGAGGACGGGAGAGCCCGCCCGGTCCTGGAGGCGGCGCTGCCCCACCCGCGCCTCGGCACGGCGGCGGCAGCGGCCCTCAGCCGGCTTCCGGCGGGTTGA
- a CDS encoding TetR family transcriptional regulator — protein MSQPAKSPRSSAATDAPESAAGTRAAAQRLKMRRELAAAAMELFSTKGYEATTVDEIAGAAGVARRTFFRHFRSKEEAIFPDHDDTLVRAEAVLNAAPAHEHPLDTVCRGIKEVMRMYAAKPAVSVARYKLTREVPTLREAEIASVARYERLFTRYLLGHFDERDHHVGNDDPLLAEVAASAVVTAHNHVLRRWLRAGGQGDVEAQLDHAFAIVRETFGTGIGAGRTVGGDPGKNSGAAPVASVSAEGGVLVAVARVDAPLDEVMRTIQKALKEH, from the coding sequence ATGTCCCAACCCGCCAAGTCCCCCCGTTCCTCCGCCGCGACGGACGCCCCGGAGAGCGCCGCCGGCACCCGGGCCGCCGCCCAGCGGCTGAAGATGCGCCGCGAACTGGCTGCCGCGGCCATGGAGCTCTTCTCCACGAAGGGGTACGAGGCGACGACGGTCGACGAGATCGCGGGGGCAGCCGGGGTGGCCAGGCGTACGTTCTTCCGCCACTTCCGCTCCAAGGAAGAGGCCATCTTCCCGGACCACGACGACACCCTCGTCAGGGCCGAGGCCGTCCTGAACGCCGCACCGGCGCACGAGCACCCGCTCGACACCGTGTGCCGCGGCATCAAGGAGGTCATGAGGATGTACGCGGCGAAGCCGGCGGTATCCGTGGCGCGCTACAAGCTGACCCGCGAAGTACCCACGCTCCGGGAGGCCGAGATCGCCTCGGTGGCCCGTTACGAGCGGCTGTTCACCCGGTATCTTCTGGGCCATTTCGATGAGCGCGACCACCACGTCGGCAACGACGACCCCCTGCTCGCCGAGGTGGCCGCCTCCGCGGTGGTGACCGCGCACAACCATGTGCTGCGGCGCTGGCTGCGGGCAGGCGGCCAGGGTGACGTGGAAGCCCAGCTCGACCACGCGTTCGCGATCGTGCGCGAGACCTTCGGCACCGGGATCGGAGCGGGTCGCACCGTGGGCGGCGACCCCGGGAAGAACTCAGGCGCGGCCCCCGTGGCCTCCGTGTCGGCGGAGGGCGGGGTTCTGGTGGCCGTGGCCCGCGTCGACGCACCGCTCGACGAGGTCATGCGCACGATCCAGAAGGCACTGAAGGAGCACTGA
- a CDS encoding restriction endonuclease — MAIRVRRHVGEGRGHAFDLRRTAFGFTLLAVLVCGAGLTVRAVLRSAERHPAVAVVSAALLVAGTVALLRGRRSRRTAADAAAAALESAYEVVDATLEELAAAEPVAVTEVLRRPVPVDYAAMDPYEFEEAVAGLCRRDGCPDAEVVGGAGDLGADVVATMPDGRRLVVQCKRYTADNKVGSQDLQRFGGTCYAVHGAEAAVVVTTGEFTEPALEYAEQCGILCVDLDGLTAWSEGSAPPPWHATAAAESAGG; from the coding sequence ATGGCGATACGGGTGCGGAGACACGTCGGTGAAGGGCGCGGCCACGCGTTCGACCTCCGGCGGACAGCGTTCGGGTTCACGCTCCTCGCCGTCCTCGTCTGCGGCGCTGGACTGACGGTGCGGGCGGTCCTGCGCAGCGCCGAACGGCACCCGGCCGTCGCCGTCGTCTCCGCCGCCCTGCTGGTGGCCGGGACCGTGGCGCTCCTGCGCGGACGTCGCAGCCGGAGAACGGCCGCCGACGCGGCGGCGGCGGCGCTGGAGTCCGCGTACGAGGTCGTGGACGCCACTCTGGAGGAGCTGGCCGCCGCCGAGCCCGTCGCGGTCACCGAGGTGCTGCGGCGCCCCGTACCGGTCGACTACGCGGCCATGGACCCGTACGAGTTCGAGGAGGCCGTGGCCGGGCTCTGCCGGCGCGACGGCTGCCCGGACGCCGAGGTCGTCGGAGGCGCCGGTGACCTCGGCGCGGACGTGGTCGCCACCATGCCGGACGGCCGCCGCCTGGTCGTCCAGTGCAAGCGGTACACGGCCGACAACAAAGTGGGTTCGCAGGACCTCCAGCGCTTCGGGGGCACCTGCTACGCGGTGCACGGGGCGGAGGCCGCCGTGGTCGTCACCACCGGCGAGTTCACCGAGCCCGCTCTGGAGTACGCCGAGCAGTGCGGGATCCTCTGCGTCGATCTCGACGGGCTCACCGCGTGGAGCGAGGGCAGCGCGCCGCCGCCCTGGCACGCCACAGCCGCAGCGGAGTCCGCCGGGGGGTGA
- a CDS encoding GNAT family N-acetyltransferase gives MESDEMLAVFDREMREHARPDGPGTRVERAGDVVRQTGGADDWNGVVWTAPGLSAGRAEAEIAAQVEHYTALGIPEFEWKLYAHDGPPGLGALLSAAGFVAEPPESLVVAPAAELAAPAELPEGLTLRTVTDAAGVELMVRAHELAFGTDGSRLRHRTLARLTEAPDTFVAVVVTAGDEPVSSARMEMYPGTGFAGLWGGGTAAPWRGRGVYRALVAHRARIAAGLGYRFLQVDATDRSAPILRRLGFTALGTTTPYVYRTTP, from the coding sequence ATGGAATCCGATGAGATGCTGGCCGTGTTCGACCGCGAGATGCGCGAACACGCCCGGCCCGACGGTCCCGGCACACGGGTCGAGCGAGCGGGTGACGTCGTGCGGCAGACCGGCGGCGCCGATGACTGGAACGGCGTGGTGTGGACGGCCCCTGGCCTCTCCGCCGGCCGCGCGGAGGCGGAGATCGCGGCGCAGGTGGAGCACTACACCGCCCTGGGAATCCCCGAGTTCGAGTGGAAGCTGTACGCGCACGACGGCCCGCCCGGCCTCGGCGCGCTCCTGTCGGCCGCCGGATTCGTGGCGGAGCCGCCGGAGTCCCTGGTGGTCGCGCCGGCGGCGGAGCTGGCCGCGCCCGCGGAGCTCCCCGAGGGCCTGACGCTGCGGACGGTGACGGACGCGGCCGGGGTGGAGCTGATGGTCCGGGCCCATGAGCTGGCGTTCGGCACGGACGGTTCGCGGCTGCGGCACCGGACCCTGGCCCGGCTCACGGAGGCTCCGGACACGTTCGTCGCGGTGGTGGTGACGGCCGGTGACGAGCCGGTGAGTTCCGCGCGGATGGAGATGTACCCGGGCACCGGCTTCGCCGGACTCTGGGGAGGGGGTACAGCGGCTCCCTGGCGCGGCCGGGGTGTGTACCGCGCCCTGGTCGCCCACCGGGCCCGGATCGCAGCCGGCCTCGGGTACCGCTTCCTGCAGGTCGACGCGACCGACCGGTCGGCCCCGATCCTCCGGCGGCTCGGCTTCACCGCCCTCGGCACGACGACGCCGTACGTGTACCGCACCACGCCGTAG